Genomic window (Tachysurus fulvidraco isolate hzauxx_2018 chromosome 20, HZAU_PFXX_2.0, whole genome shotgun sequence):
GGTCCGTCATTGTAGCGGAAACATATTATTACGaaagttttataaaataaacgaAGTGCTCCGTGTAATAAATGAATTAGATTGCAcacattcattctttctgtTACATCCAAAACGAAACCCTTGCAGTTCAATATTACTTAATGTACCCTGTATGCttatacaatattaaataacccttttctgttttattctaaCTGTCATTATTAAAAATCGGTCATATTTTTATTAACCAGCTTTAAATTATACAGTTaaattacgtttttttttttacataaagaaTCGAATTaacaaaagacttttattattaagtatatttttcataatatgtCACGAATATCGTTTCACACTTGAAGAACTTTAAATTTGGCAAGCGTTGTGATTTCTTACCACTTTTGTGGAAAGCATGGATAGATATTCAACCATTCTCTATGTTTTCTGACGCACACGTTGTTCCCGTATATTAAAAAGACTTTAAGAGGAGCATAATATTGAAACTGGCAACAACGCTCAGTTTCTAAGAATTAAGAAAATATACATcctttttacttatttctttctttcattctttaccGTGTATCTGTTATTTTTGTCTGCAATATCCTTAATTCCGTTTATAAAACTGAAATCTGTTGCTGTCCATCCTCGTGGTCCCGATTTCAATTTAAACTTGGTCGAAGCCCGTGAAAAGTTCCTCTAACTATTTAGCATTAATAGAAATTCAGATTTGAATACTTGAAAATAGGATCTCGATATCTGAAATTTGTTCAAATGAggttttttcttcactttaaaGGACTGACACGTCACGCAGGGTGTTTTAACACCTTAcgcccagtgttcccagtataGAATGCGGATCCAACAGAGCTTTTATGTTTAACTTATCGCAACGTTTTATTAAAAACCAAATAACATATATCAGCTAAAAAAAACCAACCTATAATAATACCAACAGAAAcactaatgtaaatgtatgtgaatgtaaacagtaaaaaaaggACGTCTGGTTTAGAGAAACATCGCCATTTCTACGCGAGAATAGATAGAAAGCTTTATCATCGTTCAAAAAGCAGGTATATATTTAAGCAAGATTAGATGTAATTGAAGTAAAACCGACTTGCAgtcaaaaacaaaagcatttaaTGATCCACAACACAACACGAAACAAGGTTTACAACGGACTCTGGGCTCTCAAAAATAGAAAGAGACTTATTTAAACATGGTCTTACCTTCCCAGTACTTGGGAGAGTTTGGGTCCTGTTAAAAGTGTCTCCTTCATTAATGCTGATCAGCTCTGCGTCTGCTGGCGGAAACGGCGAGGGGAAAACTACTACGTCACTCTTCAGTGTGTCtgaactaaaacacacatcatactGCTGAGTGGATTTGGAGTAAGACCAGCTCCCGTCAGGGTGTGTAGTGATTACAGGAGCGCTGGACCTGCTGAAACCGCCGTCTGTCCCGTAGCATTTAGCTGCTATTAAAGCGATGAGGCTCAGTAAAAATATCACGGACACTGAGACAATAGCGATGAGCAGATAGAGATTCAGTTTAGAAAAATTCTCCTCCTTTACTGGCACTTGTCTTAGTGAAGGCTGCAGACTGTCCATATTTTCCACAACCACAACTTCAATACTCATAGTTGTGGACAGTGAAGGTTCTCCGTTATCCGAGACAGTGATGATAAGCGGGTGAGATTTTAAGTCGTTGTCACTCATTCGTCTTTTAGTCCTTATTTCTCCGGTGCTGGTTCCGATTCGGAAGAGATTCGTTCCCTTTGATTCGGCTATGTGATATGATAATAGTGCATTATAACCTGAATCAGCGTCTACAGCTCTGACTTTAGCCACAAAATACCCCGCTTCAGCAGAGTAGGGAATGGTCTCACTGTTTGCTGATCCAGGGTCAGAATAAGGAGGGAGAAAAACTGGACTGTTGTCATTCTCATCCATGATAAAAACGTTCACAGTCACGTTACTACTTAGCGGAGGAACACCAGAGTCAGTGGCTTGAGCTTTAAACTGAAGTCGTTTCGTTTCTTCGTAATCGAAAGACTTCAGGCTGTACAGTTCACCGGTGTGTGAGTTAATGTTCATCAGATTTGACactctgctgctctctgtaTCACTTAATGAATACGAAATGAGTGAGTTTTCACCGATGTCTAAGTCTCGAGCTGTTAGTGACGTCATCAGCTCTCCAACTGGACTATTCTCTTTCACGCTAATATTTATCACCGGTGCAGTAAATAAAGGCGCGTTATCATTCACATCAGACACATGAACTATTATAACGTTACTGCTGGAGAGGGAAGGAGTTCCCTCATCATTAGCTACAACTGTCACATTATATTGTGAGACCCGCTCTCTGTCCAGAGCTTCATTCACAACAAGAGCGTAAGAGTTTTTATATGATAGCTGTAATTTAAAAGGACTCGGAGCTAGAAGTTTACAATTTACTTTACCGTTCGTTCCACTGTCTTTATCAGATACAGTGATTAATGCTACATCTGTGCCAGGTTTGATGTCCTCGCTTACGGAGCTCATGAGCAGAGTAACTGATATCTCTGGTGCATTGTCATTAACATCAACTACTTCAATTAACACTTTACATCTGGACCTTCTAGGAGGTTGTGCTTTATCTTGAGCCTGAATTTTCAGTTCAATCGCTGGATTTTCCTCATAATCAATATTACCTTTGACAGTGATATCACCAGACCCAGGATCTATGGAGAATAAGTCTAAAGCCAAGTTCCGGGAATCACTTACAAACGCGTATTGAACTTCACCGTTATTCCCCTCGTCTGCATCTGATGCGGAAACagtcatgatttttttccctataGCTGCATTTTCTTGAACCTTGACTTTGTAAAGAGGTCTCGTAAAAACTGGACTGTTGTCATTTATATCCAGCACATTTATAACTATCTGCATTGTTCCGGATCTGGGAGGAGTCCCGCCGTCTACAGCAGTGAGCACGAGCTTGATCACcgactctctttctctgtccaaAGATTTCTGAAGCATGAGTTCAACTGAATCACTTTGAATATCCaatgaaaaatattcatttgaatttattttataggtTTTCACTGAATTGCTACCGATGTCCGTGTCACTCGCTGTGGTTAAAGGAAACCGATCTCCGGGAAGCATATTTTCAATAATATCAAGAACAAGAGATTTATCTGGAAACACGGGAGAGTTATCGTTAATGTCTAGTATATTAATTTCGACCCGGTAGAGCTTGTGAGGATTTTGCATCATCGCTTCAATATTCAATACGCATTTCTGTTTGCTTTCGCACAGCTCCTCTCTGTCTATTCGGTCATTCACTAATAAAATCCCGGTTTTCCGATTTACCTCGAAATACTTGGCATTAGATCCAGTCACAAGCTGAAACATGCGCGACTCCAGTTCCTGCACATTGAGATTAAGATCCTTAGCTAAATTTCCAACAACGGTTCCCTTCTTGGCCTCCTCTGAAACCGAGTACGAAATCTGAGCGGAACACAAATCCCATAAACAAAGaggcagcagcaacagcagagCCTTCATCCAGGCATAGCGAGCACTGTCCGGTACATCCATCACTTACATTTACTGGCTATTCAAAAATAAGATGAAATGGTGTTTTCATATAATTCAATACCCGCTGGAGAAAGACAAATACACGAGGCCTCCTGGTTTCAGAAGTATGTGACGCTCTGATCTGTTTTGCGTTAGGCGGAGTATTAATAATGTGCCAATGTCTCCAAGTCACGGTCTACAGCGACATCTTGTGTGGAAATACAATCTAACATTGCAGCTGAAAACTATTTgtctggatttatttatttatttatttttcaaaatcagAAATGACCCGTTTTTAaggtaaataatattttactttaagtGAAAGCGAGAATGTAAACTTCTGTTACAGAAATATAGGTATGTATTTTTGAATAAGTATTAAACAGTCTATATGGACATACGGTACTAATAATCTTAATCAGTGTTATTTTAACTGTGATTAATTGTCACACccaggaggaggaagacagacccatacgcaggatagcttcaaataaataggttttaataacttaaatacataaaaccgcaacaAAGACGAAAACTAAACAGCACAAAGGACGAGGATACACTGAggatgattccgcgctgccatcggcaacgccgCACGGTTAAATAGAAACGAAAATGAACACCGTCCTTCCATTCGTTTCcagtatttgtttttcattctatttgtgatttttttctgtaatgtcAAGCAAAGTTCCATTTATAAAACTAAAACATGTCGCTGTCCAACTCTTAGTGCTGATTTCAATCTAAACCTGTACGATGACcgttaaaatttattttaagtgtatacattaagaagaaaaataaattcactGTCAGAATACATCTTTTATATTTGAActctataaattatatttttggtgaagcattttcttcatttttatgcaCTATCCTGACATCCAGTGTTTCCTGGTCTCACGCCCACTTTTCCCAGGATAGATTAAGAATCCAGCAGAACTTTATCTGTTTAACTTATTTCAGCAATTTTTATATCAAAACCCAAATACATGTATTAGATTAAAAAATCCACCCTGCAGTGATGCCAACAAAACTGCTCTGGGAAATCCATGATTggtcaaaataaatacatgaagtCTGTGAAAGTCAACCACAAAACGTCAGATTTCGAATAACATCGGCATATCTCCTACGCGAGAAAAAATAGaaagctttataaatgtttacactaaatgattcatttaagcAAAGGAAGCTTAAACTGAGTTCAAAAGGATTTGCAGTTACAAATGTATGTATACTCCAAGCAGCCCAACATTTACCAACCAACAACACAAGACGGAACAGAGCTAAACGTGCTCAAAAATACAAAGATTCTAAATTAAAAATCGTCTTACCTTCCCAGTACTTGGAAGAGTTTGTGTCCTGTTAAAAGTGTCTCCTTCATTAATGCTGATCAGCTCCGCGTCTGCAGGCGGAAACGGTGAGGGGAAAACTACTACGTCACTCTTTAACGTGTCtgaactaaaacacacatcatactGCTGAGTGGATTTAGAGTAAGACCAGCTCCCGTCAGGGTGTGTAGTGATCACAGGAGCGCTGGACCTGCTGAAACCGCCGTCTGTCCCGTAGCATTTAGCTGCTATTAAAACGATGAGGCTCAGTAAAAATATCACAGACACTGAGACAATAGCGATGAGCAGATAGAGATTCAGTTTAGAAAAATTCTCCTCCTTTACTGGCACTTGTCTTAGTGAAGGCTGCAGACTGTCCATATTTTCCACAACCACGACTTCAATACTCATAG
Coding sequences:
- the LOC113650352 gene encoding protocadherin alpha-2-like translates to MDVPDSARYAWMKALLLLLPLCLWDLCSAQISYSVSEEAKKGTVVGNLAKDLNLNVQELESRMFQLVTGSNAKYFEVNRKTGILLVNDRIDREELCESKQKCVLNIEAMMQNPHKLYRVEINILDINDNSPVFPDKSLVLDIIENMLPGDRFPLTTASDTDIGSNSVKTYKINSNEYFSLDIQSDSVELMLQKSLDRERESVIKLVLTAVDGGTPPRSGTMQIVINVLDINDNSPVFTRPLYKVKVQENAAIGKKIMTVSASDADEGNNGEVQYAFVSDSRNLALDLFSIDPGSGDITVKGNIDYEENPAIELKIQAQDKAQPPRRSRCKVLIEVVDVNDNAPEISVTLLMSSVSEDIKPGTDVALITVSDKDSGTNGKVNCKLLAPSPFKLQLSYKNSYALVVNEALDRERVSQYNVTVVANDEGTPSLSSSNVIIVHVSDVNDNAPLFTAPVINISVKENSPVGELMTSLTARDLDIGENSLISYSLSDTESSRVSNLMNINSHTGELYSLKSFDYEETKRLQFKAQATDSGVPPLSSNVTVNVFIMDENDNSPVFLPPYSDPGSANSETIPYSAEAGYFVAKVRAVDADSGYNALLSYHIAESKGTNLFRIGTSTGEIRTKRRMSDNDLKSHPLIITVSDNGEPSLSTTMSIEVVVVENMDSLQPSLRQVPVKEENFSKLNLYLLIAIVSVSVIFLLSLIALIAAKCYGTDGGFSRSSAPVITTHPDGSWSYSKSTQQYDVCFSSDTLKSDVVVFPSPFPPADAELISINEGDTFNRTQTLPSTGKKT